The proteins below come from a single Eucalyptus grandis isolate ANBG69807.140 chromosome 3, ASM1654582v1, whole genome shotgun sequence genomic window:
- the LOC120291823 gene encoding O-acyltransferase WSD1-like, protein MQTINDVLFGIISAGFFKYLDHQSPNAVREGTQLTGVAAVNLREQPGLQELSNLMKGDPGLRWGNKFEILLLPVHYCRSYGDPLEYLRKAKSMIDRKKKSLEAHFSYRIGDIVMTYLGARIANLLNYRIVCNTTFTISNVLGLQEEIAVMGNPITYIRVNSSSLPHALTMHMVSYAGRTDMQILVAKDIITDPDFLAKCFEDTLLEMKAAASTALKK, encoded by the exons ATGCAGACCATTAACGATGTTCTCTTCGGGATCATATCAGCCGGCTTCTTCAAATACTTGGACCACCAATCTCCCAATG CTGTGCGGGAAGGGACTCAACTAACGGGAGTGGCAGCTGTTAACTTGCGAGAACAACCGGGATTGCAG GAATTATCCAATTTGATGAAAGGTGACCCAGGACTGCGGTGGGGCAACAAGTTCGAGATACTCCTCCTCCCCGTTCACTACTGCAGAAGCTATGGCGACCCTCTCGAATACCTGAGAAAAGCTAAGTCGATGATCGACCGGAAGAAGAAGTCCCTGGAGGCTCACTTCTCCTACAGAATCGGGGATATCGTCATGACTTATCTAGGAGCACGT ATCGCGAACCTGCTCAACTACAGGATCGTCTGCAACACCACCTTCACTATCTCAAACGTGCTCGGCCTGCAAGAGGAGATCGCGGTCATGGGCAACCCCATCACGTACATACGGGTGAACTCCTCGAGTTTACCTCAC GCACTCACGATGCACATGGTGAGCTATGCGGGGAGGACGGACATGCAGATTCTGGTGGCCAAGGACATCATCACCGACCCTGATTTTCTGGCCAAGTGCTTTGAGGATACTTTGCTCGAAATGAAAGCAGCAGCTTCTACTGCCTTGAAGAAATAA